A DNA window from Bradyrhizobium sp. CCBAU 53421 contains the following coding sequences:
- a CDS encoding hydrogenase 4 subunit F: MTAASDAVAWVLLIPICAAAVLAVLPGYRLTAGINILASLGTLLAALSLLVIERPQPGQYLLIDDLNIVFIVLNTFVGFTTSVFSASYIAHELETGRLTPGYLRFYHAMYQVMMFGMNLAFVSNNIGLMWVAVEIATLTTVLMVGIYRTHAALEAAWKYFILGSVGIALALFGTILVYMAALPVIGEGQDAMVWTVLISRAATFDPALLNVAFIFLLLGYGTKVGLAPLHAWLPDAHAEGPTPISAVLSGLLLNVALYAVLRFKILLAANPDAISPGPLMVTMGLTSLMFAAFMLYRRRDIKRLFAYSSIEHMGIIVFAFGMGGPLANFAGLLHMVMHSLTKSGIFYAVGHIAQVKGTQRIANIRGLTETHPALGWSLVIGVVAIAGLPPLGIFMSEFLIVSSTFARQPLLAIPLVFGLLLAFGALILRLTSLAFGEPRGNAAPADASYLPMFAHFALVLTAGIYLPGPLVVWFQHVANLLG, from the coding sequence ATGACTGCTGCATCCGATGCCGTCGCCTGGGTTCTGCTGATACCGATCTGTGCCGCGGCGGTGCTGGCGGTGCTGCCTGGCTACCGGCTGACCGCGGGGATCAATATCCTGGCCAGTCTTGGCACCTTGCTGGCCGCGCTTTCGCTGCTCGTCATCGAGCGCCCGCAGCCCGGCCAATACCTGCTGATCGACGATCTCAACATCGTCTTCATCGTGCTCAACACCTTCGTGGGATTCACGACCAGCGTGTTCAGTGCGAGCTACATCGCCCATGAACTCGAAACCGGACGGCTGACGCCCGGCTACCTGCGATTCTACCATGCCATGTATCAGGTCATGATGTTCGGCATGAACCTCGCATTCGTGTCGAACAATATCGGCCTGATGTGGGTTGCAGTCGAGATCGCCACGCTGACCACCGTCCTGATGGTCGGCATCTACCGGACCCATGCGGCGCTGGAGGCGGCCTGGAAGTATTTCATACTCGGCAGCGTCGGTATCGCGCTCGCGCTGTTCGGCACGATCCTGGTCTACATGGCCGCGCTGCCGGTCATCGGCGAGGGTCAGGACGCCATGGTGTGGACGGTGTTGATCAGCCGCGCGGCGACGTTCGACCCGGCATTGCTCAACGTCGCCTTCATCTTCCTGCTGCTCGGATATGGGACCAAGGTTGGCCTGGCGCCGCTGCACGCCTGGCTTCCGGATGCGCATGCCGAAGGCCCGACGCCGATCTCCGCCGTGCTGTCCGGCCTGCTACTCAACGTCGCGCTCTATGCGGTGCTTCGCTTCAAGATCCTACTCGCCGCCAATCCTGACGCGATATCGCCGGGCCCGCTGATGGTGACGATGGGGCTGACCTCGCTGATGTTCGCGGCCTTCATGCTTTACCGCCGTCGCGACATCAAGCGGCTGTTTGCCTATTCCTCGATCGAGCACATGGGCATCATCGTGTTTGCGTTCGGCATGGGCGGACCGCTCGCCAACTTTGCCGGCCTGCTGCACATGGTGATGCACAGCCTCACCAAGTCGGGAATCTTCTACGCAGTCGGTCACATCGCGCAGGTGAAGGGCACGCAGCGGATCGCCAACATTCGCGGCCTGACTGAAACCCATCCCGCACTCGGCTGGAGCCTCGTGATCGGCGTGGTCGCGATCGCCGGTCTGCCGCCGCTCGGCATCTTCATGAGCGAATTCCTCATCGTCAGCTCCACCTTCGCGCGCCAGCCGCTGCTCGCCATACCGCTGGTGTTCGGCCTGCTGCTCGCTTTCGGCGCGCTGATCCTGCGCCTGACCAGCCTCGCGTTCGGCGAGCCGCGCGGCAATGCCGCGCCGGCGGATGCGTCCTATTTGCCGATGTTCGCGCATTTCGCGCTGGTGCTGACCGCGGGCATCTACCTTCCGGGACCGCTGGTTGTCTGGTTCCAGCACGTCGCCAACCTTCTGGGTTAG
- a CDS encoding NADH-quinone oxidoreductase subunit B family protein, which translates to MRKLLFQSLFRQPLTEQAPRPDDAALAELAAMVGHTARRRLGRSLSIREVDAGSCNGCELEIHALSNAYYDVERFGIRFVASPRHADVLLVTGPVTKNMREALERTYRATPDPKWVVAAGDCAKDGGCFAGSYAVVGGVSAVVPVDLHIPGCPPSPMAILRGLVALLEAVDSGVAAR; encoded by the coding sequence ATGCGCAAACTTCTATTCCAGAGCCTGTTTCGTCAACCATTGACCGAGCAAGCGCCGCGGCCGGACGATGCCGCGCTTGCAGAGCTCGCGGCCATGGTCGGCCATACCGCAAGGCGGCGTCTCGGCCGCAGCCTTTCGATCCGCGAAGTTGATGCAGGCTCGTGCAACGGATGCGAGCTGGAAATTCACGCACTGAGCAATGCGTATTACGACGTCGAACGGTTCGGCATCCGGTTCGTCGCCTCGCCCCGTCACGCCGACGTCCTGCTCGTCACCGGTCCCGTCACGAAGAACATGCGCGAGGCGCTCGAGCGCACCTATCGTGCGACCCCCGATCCCAAATGGGTCGTCGCTGCGGGCGATTGCGCCAAAGACGGCGGATGCTTCGCCGGCAGCTACGCAGTGGTGGGCGGGGTCTCCGCGGTCGTTCCCGTCGATCTCCACATTCCGGGTTGCCCTCCTTCTCCGATGGCCATTCTGCGTGGCCTGGTCGCCTTGCTCGAGGCGGTGGACTCTGGCGTCGCGGCGAGGTGA
- a CDS encoding respiratory chain complex I subunit 1 family protein translates to MVVISDIFVQLGQMALVLLLAPLLTGVVRKIKARLLRRRGPSIFQPYRDLLRLLRKEVVLAENASWLFRVTPYVTFAAIWVAAALVPTFASGLQFSWNADLIAIVALLGSARFFLALAGMDVGISFGGIGSSREVMIAALAEPAMLLMVFCVALIAGSTQLSTVATFMASSEVGLRVSLGMAMIALIMVALAENARIPVDNPATHLELTMVHEAMILEYSGRHLAMIEFGAFLKLLLYISLIICVFFPWQITTEGAGPLSYLVSVAAYILKLAVASFLLAVFETATAKVRVFRVPEFLGAALMLGLLGTLLRFVSRGF, encoded by the coding sequence ATGGTCGTGATCTCGGACATCTTCGTTCAGCTTGGCCAGATGGCGCTTGTGCTGCTGCTCGCGCCGCTCCTGACCGGCGTCGTGCGCAAGATCAAGGCCCGCTTGCTCCGCCGAAGGGGACCGTCGATCTTTCAACCCTACCGCGACCTGCTACGGCTGCTGCGCAAGGAGGTCGTCCTCGCCGAAAACGCGTCCTGGCTGTTCCGTGTCACGCCCTATGTGACGTTCGCGGCCATCTGGGTCGCCGCAGCGCTGGTCCCGACATTTGCGTCCGGCCTGCAATTCAGCTGGAATGCCGACCTGATCGCGATCGTCGCCCTGCTCGGCAGCGCGCGCTTCTTCCTCGCGCTTGCCGGCATGGACGTCGGCATCAGCTTCGGCGGCATCGGCTCCAGCCGCGAGGTGATGATCGCCGCGCTCGCTGAGCCGGCCATGTTGTTGATGGTGTTCTGCGTCGCGCTGATTGCCGGCTCGACCCAGCTATCGACGGTCGCGACCTTCATGGCGTCATCCGAAGTGGGACTGCGCGTTTCGCTCGGCATGGCGATGATCGCACTGATCATGGTAGCGCTCGCCGAGAATGCCCGCATTCCGGTCGACAACCCGGCGACGCATCTGGAGCTGACCATGGTGCACGAGGCGATGATCCTCGAGTATTCCGGGCGTCACCTCGCCATGATCGAGTTCGGCGCCTTCCTCAAGCTGCTGCTCTACATCTCCCTGATCATCTGCGTGTTCTTCCCCTGGCAGATCACCACCGAAGGCGCGGGTCCGCTGTCCTATCTGGTGAGCGTCGCCGCCTATATCCTCAAGCTTGCGGTCGCAAGCTTCCTGCTTGCCGTGTTCGAGACCGCGACCGCGAAGGTGCGGGTCTTCCGTGTCCCCGAGTTCCTCGGCGCCGCACTGATGCTCGGCCTGCTCGGCACGCTGCTTCGGTTCGTGTCACGGGGCTTCTGA
- a CDS encoding hydrogenase-4 component E, producing MHNLAFDIAHLLAGGLVLISFMMLYQDRLYALLNIFALHAVVLAASVAWQAFIQNAPHLYVTAVIALVFKATIIPVALHRIVRQLGIHRDIETSVGIGLTMLAGMGLVALSMMVMLRVTGGADPLAREDLAFALSVVLLGLLVMVTRRNAVSQVVGFMSLENGLVLAATGAKGMPLVVEISVAFSILIAFIVIGVFLFRIRERFDTVDVGALDEFRGERR from the coding sequence ATGCACAACCTCGCCTTCGACATCGCCCATCTGCTCGCCGGCGGGCTCGTCCTGATCAGCTTCATGATGCTCTACCAGGACCGCCTGTATGCGCTGCTGAACATCTTCGCCCTTCATGCGGTGGTGCTCGCAGCTTCGGTCGCCTGGCAGGCCTTCATCCAGAATGCGCCGCATCTCTACGTGACGGCGGTGATCGCGCTGGTCTTCAAGGCGACCATCATCCCGGTGGCGCTGCACCGGATCGTCAGGCAGCTCGGCATCCATCGCGATATCGAGACCTCGGTAGGTATCGGCTTGACCATGCTGGCAGGCATGGGGCTCGTCGCCCTTTCCATGATGGTGATGTTGCGCGTGACCGGCGGCGCCGATCCGCTGGCGAGGGAAGACCTCGCCTTCGCGCTGTCGGTGGTGCTGCTGGGATTGCTCGTCATGGTGACGCGGCGCAACGCCGTCAGCCAGGTCGTCGGCTTCATGTCGCTGGAGAACGGCCTGGTGCTGGCCGCGACCGGCGCCAAGGGTATGCCGCTCGTCGTGGAAATCAGCGTCGCGTTTTCGATCCTGATCGCATTTATCGTGATCGGCGTGTTCCTGTTCCGGATTCGGGAGCGGTTCGACACCGTCGACGTCGGTGCGCTCGATGAATTCAGGGGAGAGCGTCGATGA
- a CDS encoding LacI family DNA-binding transcriptional regulator, translating into MSSDLTDPETGPTGAAPTLSEVAKRAGVSSITVSRVVRMPDLVAPETRARVERAMRDLGYVPNLVAGALASARTNSVGVLVPTIANAIFADTVQGLSDKLEPLGFSVILAQSRYDAMREDRMLAALLSRRPEAIIMVGSPATEEGSRLLRNARIPIVETWDLPANPIDAVAGFNNYKAGVAVAKHLVAQGRKQLAFIGGDDPRGTRRWLGFRDEALASGLAEPRRLILDRKDSGSVAAHARLPGVDAVFAANDAHAIGFMSGLRKAGLLRDGPAAAQPVAVIGLGDLEMGQLISPTLSTISVHGDAIGRTAATLTLERGGERRIDLGFELVLRDSG; encoded by the coding sequence ATGAGCTCCGACCTCACCGACCCCGAGACCGGCCCGACCGGTGCCGCGCCCACCCTTTCAGAGGTGGCCAAGCGTGCCGGCGTCTCCTCGATCACGGTGAGCCGGGTGGTGCGGATGCCCGATTTGGTCGCGCCGGAGACAAGGGCGCGGGTCGAGCGGGCGATGCGCGATCTCGGTTATGTCCCGAACCTCGTGGCAGGCGCGCTGGCGAGCGCGCGGACCAATTCGGTTGGCGTGCTGGTGCCGACCATCGCCAACGCGATCTTCGCCGACACCGTGCAGGGCCTGTCCGACAAGCTCGAACCGCTCGGCTTCTCCGTGATCCTGGCGCAGTCGCGCTATGATGCGATGCGCGAGGACCGCATGCTGGCGGCGCTGCTGTCGCGGCGGCCGGAGGCGATCATCATGGTCGGCTCGCCCGCGACGGAGGAGGGCAGCCGCCTGCTGCGCAATGCGCGGATTCCGATCGTCGAGACCTGGGACCTGCCGGCCAACCCGATCGATGCGGTCGCAGGCTTCAACAATTACAAGGCCGGCGTCGCCGTCGCGAAACATCTGGTTGCGCAAGGGCGCAAGCAACTCGCCTTCATCGGCGGCGACGATCCGCGCGGCACGCGGCGCTGGCTCGGCTTCAGGGACGAGGCGCTGGCCAGCGGTCTTGCCGAGCCGCGGCGGCTGATCCTGGACCGCAAGGATTCCGGCAGTGTGGCGGCGCACGCGCGCCTGCCCGGTGTCGATGCGGTGTTCGCCGCCAACGATGCGCATGCGATCGGCTTCATGTCGGGCCTGCGCAAGGCCGGCCTGCTGCGCGACGGGCCCGCAGCGGCGCAGCCGGTTGCCGTGATCGGGCTCGGCGATCTCGAAATGGGCCAGTTGATCTCGCCGACATTGAGCACGATCAGCGTGCATGGCGATGCGATCGGCCGCACCGCGGCGACGCTGACGCTGGAGCGCGGCGGCGAGCGCCGGATCGATCTCGGCTTCGAGCTGGTGCTGCGCGACAGCGGCTAG
- a CDS encoding NADH-quinone oxidoreductase subunit C, producing the protein MATLIDLIRAGHKVERHRPWPRAVVDAEVWRSSASALADGGFSLLGLWGEPSCVHMAILDNRTSDVGVLSLDCPDRQFPSVAAHHPPALRLERTIHDLFGLVPTGTPDPRPWLDHGRWQLRFPLGERLDASTDTAPYRFLPAEGDGLHQIAVGPVHAGIIEPGHFRFTASGETVVRLEQRLGYTHKGVEGLMAGSTVEQAARLAGRISGDSTVAYALAFAQAVEAAQRMAVPPRALLLRALMAELERLANHLGDIGAICNDASFALMQAHCAVLRESVLRAADAAFGHRLMRDLVVPGGVARDIAGDGSSAIRAALDQIRRHFPALIELYDNTASLQDRTVTTGVVTAALARQFAAGGYVGRASGRDHDARRAPGYPPYDGLRFEVPVLSDGDVNARVWIRIREVEQSLALADQILAGLEAGPIRVSLQAATEPCEGMALVEGFRGDILAWLRLSGDRIERCHLRDPSWFQWPLLEAAIEANIVADFPLCNKSFNCSYSGQDL; encoded by the coding sequence ATGGCGACATTGATCGATCTGATCCGGGCAGGCCACAAGGTCGAACGGCATCGTCCATGGCCGCGCGCAGTGGTGGACGCGGAAGTCTGGCGCTCCTCCGCCAGCGCCCTCGCCGACGGCGGCTTCAGCCTGCTCGGACTGTGGGGCGAGCCATCCTGCGTGCATATGGCGATTCTCGACAACCGCACATCCGATGTCGGTGTGCTCAGCCTGGATTGTCCCGATCGCCAATTCCCTTCGGTCGCGGCCCATCATCCTCCGGCGCTTCGATTGGAGCGCACCATCCACGACCTGTTCGGGCTGGTGCCCACGGGGACACCGGATCCCCGGCCATGGCTCGATCATGGTCGATGGCAATTGCGCTTCCCGCTGGGCGAGCGTCTCGATGCGTCAACGGATACGGCGCCCTATCGTTTCCTTCCGGCCGAGGGAGACGGCCTGCACCAGATTGCGGTCGGCCCGGTCCATGCCGGCATCATCGAGCCCGGACATTTCCGCTTTACCGCGAGCGGAGAGACGGTGGTCCGCCTCGAGCAGCGGCTCGGCTACACCCACAAGGGCGTCGAAGGGCTGATGGCCGGAAGTACTGTCGAGCAGGCCGCGCGGCTCGCCGGCCGGATCTCCGGCGACAGCACTGTTGCCTATGCACTGGCGTTCGCGCAGGCCGTCGAGGCCGCGCAGCGAATGGCCGTGCCGCCGCGCGCGCTGTTGCTGCGGGCGCTGATGGCCGAACTCGAGCGGCTGGCCAACCATCTCGGCGACATCGGCGCGATCTGCAACGACGCGTCATTTGCGCTGATGCAGGCGCATTGCGCCGTGCTGCGCGAGTCCGTGCTGCGCGCTGCCGACGCTGCTTTCGGCCACCGCCTGATGCGCGACCTTGTCGTTCCCGGCGGCGTGGCGCGCGACATCGCCGGCGATGGATCCAGCGCAATCCGCGCCGCGCTCGACCAGATCCGCCGGCATTTCCCGGCGCTGATCGAACTCTACGACAACACCGCCTCATTGCAGGATCGCACGGTCACCACCGGGGTCGTGACCGCGGCACTCGCCCGGCAATTCGCCGCCGGCGGCTATGTCGGACGTGCAAGCGGCCGCGACCATGACGCTCGACGCGCGCCCGGCTATCCTCCCTATGACGGTCTGCGTTTCGAAGTGCCCGTGCTCAGTGATGGCGACGTCAACGCGCGAGTCTGGATCAGGATCCGCGAAGTCGAGCAGAGCCTTGCGCTGGCGGACCAGATCCTCGCTGGCCTCGAGGCGGGCCCGATCAGAGTGTCGCTGCAAGCTGCGACGGAACCTTGCGAAGGCATGGCGCTGGTCGAAGGTTTCCGCGGCGATATCCTGGCCTGGCTACGCCTGAGCGGCGATCGGATCGAGCGATGTCATCTGCGTGATCCGTCATGGTTTCAGTGGCCCCTGCTCGAGGCAGCCATCGAAGCCAACATCGTGGCGGACTTCCCACTCTGCAACAAGTCGTTCAACTGCTCCTATTCAGGGCAGGACCTCTGA